The sequence CAATTAACTGCACAAGGCTaaggaaactatttttaattcaaaaagaaatagtttttcaaGAAGTAAAGCCTTAAACTTCAGTAAAGCTTAACTTAAGGTAGCCTTCTGTAACTTCTTGAGGCTTAATGCAGTTGCTTGTGTCTGGATTTGGTATTTAGCCTTAGTGTGTATAACAAGATGTAAAAAGTTCGAGATGGTTATAGCTTGTCTTtctataaagaataaaatttaattccAGATCGGTGTAATTATTAAAGAAGACTGCCACAGCacaaataaacaatatttaGTATCCTATAATTTGAACAGCTAATCTGACGTAGTTTGTAAcgtgccttccttccttcttaaaaaaaattgtgtgcCTTTCCTCATCTGTTTGTTATATTAGGActcttgttgttttctttcttgccttaCTTGATGTTTCATTTCTCCTTCAATGTCACTTCTCCCTTCAGAAAAGCTTCTCTGTCACTTATTTCTCCAGTTCTCTCAAGTCTTCCATATCTTTGGAAGATGTCTTAACTAAAGAATGTTAGAGACAGGTAATATGCATACATAAAGTGACAAGGAGATACAGCTGTCAGCCCTCAATTTACTATTCACAGTTGATATTTATTCTGTTCAGATGCAAATGTTAAGTTCTTTAACAATCTTGAAAAGGTAACACCTGGAATGCTAATAGCACTATATTCTCACTTCTCAGTGTGCACATCAGTCGGCACATATGAAATTTTCCGGGGGAACATGCCAGAACAATTGGtagctttcttaaaaaagaaaaatgcacacaaaaggTAAAACCTCGTGCAGCACAGGGAAGTAGTGTTGCAGTGCTAGAATTCATTTCAAACACTGGGGCTCATTGGGCTCCTAAATTCTGAAAAGCTCAGGcgttttatttcagtgtatgATGAAGGTCTGTAGAGCTGTTGGCACAAAACCattcaagaaaggaaaacatggaaTAATTTCCCATTGTAATATGTCAGAATCATAATAAGTGTGTAAGATGTAAtcctgctggtggcagcagttCTGGGAAATCATAGGTACTCTACTGTGCTGTGTTCTAGGTGGAAGTAAAATCaggagaagaagatgaagaaattcttttcaaaGAGAGAGCCAAACTTTATAGATGGGATAGAGATGCTACTCAGTGGAAGGAGCGTGGTGTTGGAGAGATAAAGATCCTCTTCCatacacagaagaaatgttACAGAGTCCTAATGAGAAGGGAACAAGTTCTTAAAGTGTGTGCAAACCATGTTATCACCAAAGAAATGAATTTAGTACCTTCAGATACATCAAACAATGCTTTAATTTGGACAGCCACGGATTATGCAGGtgggttgttttggtgtttttttcacttttttaaaagatctttgTGTGGCTTTTTTCTGAGGAGACTATACCAAACAAAAGCTACTTGTATCTGACTATTTGGAATTAGAGCTAAAGAAACCTGttcttggatttattttcagatggaGAAATAAAAGTAGAACAACTTGCAGTGAGGTTTAAAAGTCAAGAAATGGCTGCTACTTTCAAGAAGATATTTGAAGACTGCCAGCAAAGCTTGTCAAAACTGAAGAAGGGACTGCCAGCAGGACTGTCAAAGGACACCAACCCcattgtttattttgaagtttctgCTGATGACAAACCTTTAGGACGTGTAACCATGGAGCTGTTTTCAAATATTGTCCCtcaaacagctgaaaatttCAGGGCCCTGTGCACAGGAGAGAGAGGATTTGGATTTAAGAACACCAAATTTCACAGAATAGTTTCTGACTTTGTGTGTCAGGTAGGCATAACGTGAAGACTTCTTGAGGGAACGAAACCCATCTGGTCTAACAGTGCCACTACAAAAATCACAGGATAGCACATGCTCGGTGGCAGCACAAATCTAGAGTCCAAGAtactcttctcctttccctgcaaGGAGATGAGCAATGGTGTAAGCAGCATGTACTGCCCTAAGCTGAATGCTCTTTAACTGTGTTTGCCAGCTGCCTGATGCTTTAGTGTTGATTAGTGCTGCCATTTTAGTGTAGAAGAAATAATGGAGATAGAGATTTCTTCTTCCCACAGACAAGGGGCCTGTTGCTgaacagaagcagcaaggaaagTAAGGCTTCCCAAAACGAACATTCAGAGCCGTCTCTTTCCAAAGAGAGGAGCTTCCATATGCTCACCTGCTAAGAACACTTACTTTCCACCTTTTGAAGAACACTTTATATTTCAGATGACCTGCACTGCAAAATCAATATTCCATATATTTTAGATACTCCAATTTCAGTCTAAAAAGGTCTTCTATTTCTCGTATCATGCAGTGGCTTTGTCCTAAAAACTCTTAATGAAAACTGAGTATATCCTCCTGCATTGCTCGTGAATCCCGATGTGAGCAGCATTGCTGTTAAATCTTTGTGTGCATTTAGTAGCACTAGCAAGTTCTCCATAATTTCTGAAGGTTTAGGAGATTGATATCTGCTCACGTATACCTTCCCTTCACTCCAAAAATTCTTCCAAATATTCAATATGAGGTATAATGGCTTAAAACAGGTAAAATAATCCAAATTCCTTACATGCTACAATAGTGCTTTTGCATAACGCTACATCCCTCAAGACAGGGCACAATCTTTTCCACATTCAGAAATGGATAGTAATATACGAATGGCTTGTCATCAGAGTAAAAAACTCTCCAGTCTTGATTGGGTATTAACTGAATCTGAAGTATGACctttattgttcttttctttaaactttctgcacagaaacaggaaagtaCTGATCAGTGGTAACATGACCTTTTTTGGGTGGTCAGTTTCGTGCCTGCAGGGACTGAGAATAGAGAGAATTGTGGTTGCCAGTTGTAAGGGCCGAGTGAAGCAGGAAGCAGACAGTGGAAATGACCAGCTTAGAGTAGTTGCCATGTGGAACAGGAAGATAAAATGCTGTGTTCAGAATAAATGAGAAACATCCCAGTAATGCTTTTTTACCATGAGCAAAGCTGCTGAAGCTGGAAAGCCTTATATACAAGTAAATATGGTACTTGTGATAACTAAGAATGAGGTTTTACCTGTGTTTTTTGAATGGAAACTCTTCTATTTTGGAAGAGAATGTAACTGTGCTATTGGTTGGTGTTTTGGGATTTGAATAAatgctgtgcctttttttttaagagaggtGATATAACTAACCATGATGGAACAGGTGGACGGTCAATTTATGGAGATACATTTGAAGATGAGAACTTTGAGGTGAAGCACACTGGTCCTGGATTGCTGTCAATGGCAAATAGGGGTCGGGATACAAATAACTCTCAGTTCTTCATAACTCTCAAAAAAGCAGAACACTTGGACTTTAAACATgtggtgtttggttttgtgaaaGATGGAATGGATGTTGTGAAAAAGATCGAATCCTTTGGTTCTCCCAAAGGGTTAGTAAGTGGAAGAGTTGTCATTACAGACTGTGGGCAAATATAGAATTCTGGCTTTTGAGTATACAGATGTTCTAGCAGTATAAATTAGTATTTAGATGTTATTGATTAATTATTTCAGCTTCTCTAAAAAGGACGCTTCTCTAAAAAGGACACTTCTGATGTATAAATGTAAAATTACAGCTtatggttgttttttgtgttctAATTGATTTTTTTGCATGTTAAATAAGTTCAGACACTGGCATATTTTGGGTGTATTTGTGTTATCATGACATATTTGTATTGAatgtcaaattttaaaaattaaatcttagTCTTGTTAAAATAACTATTGTCTTCACTTTGGCTTGTTGAAAAGCAATTTGCATAATGTGTTGCATACTTATTTTGAACATGCTAATTGCATGCTAATTGATGTTGATAATCTATCTGTGCTAATTGATGGTCAGTAAAGTGAAGGC comes from Anser cygnoides isolate HZ-2024a breed goose chromosome 1, Taihu_goose_T2T_genome, whole genome shotgun sequence and encodes:
- the LOC136789704 gene encoding E3 SUMO-protein ligase RanBP2-like, with amino-acid sequence MRREQVLKVCANHVITKEMNLVPSDTSNNALIWTATDYADGEIKVEQLAVRFKSQEMAATFKKIFEDCQQSLSKLKKGLPAGLSKDTNPIVYFEVSADDKPLGRVTMELFSNIVPQTAENFRALCTGERGFGFKNTKFHRIVSDFVCQRGDITNHDGTGGRSIYGDTFEDENFEVKHTGPGLLSMANRGRDTNNSQFFITLKKAEHLDFKHVVFGFVKDGMDVVKKIESFGSPKGLVSGRVVITDCGQI